One genomic segment of Rhizobium viscosum includes these proteins:
- a CDS encoding aspartate-semialdehyde dehydrogenase produces the protein MGFKVAVAGATGNVGREMLNILSERGFPADEVVALASARSQGTEVSYGDRTLKVSNLENYDFSDTDICLMSAGGEVSKRVSPKIGQQGCVVIDNSSAWRYDADVPLIVPEVNPDAISLFTKRNIIANPNCSTAQLVVALKPLHDFAKIKRVVVSTYQSVSGAGKEGMDELFNQTRAVFVADPIENKKFTKRIAFNVIPHIDVFMEDGYTKEEWKVLAETKKMLDPKIKVTCTAVRVPVFIGHSESVNIEFENEITADQARDILREAPGCLVIDKHEDGGYITPYESAGEDATYISRIREDATVENGLNLWVVSDNLRKGAALNAIQIAELLINRGLVKPRKQAA, from the coding sequence ATGGGTTTCAAAGTTGCAGTCGCGGGAGCGACCGGAAATGTTGGGCGCGAAATGCTCAACATTCTCTCCGAGCGTGGTTTCCCGGCCGATGAAGTCGTAGCACTCGCTTCCGCCCGCTCGCAGGGCACCGAGGTTTCCTACGGTGACCGGACGCTGAAGGTCTCCAACCTGGAGAATTACGATTTCTCCGACACCGATATCTGCCTGATGTCGGCCGGTGGCGAAGTTTCCAAGCGCGTCTCCCCGAAGATCGGACAGCAGGGCTGCGTCGTGATCGACAACTCCTCGGCCTGGCGCTACGACGCCGACGTGCCGCTGATCGTTCCGGAAGTAAATCCGGACGCGATCTCGCTCTTCACGAAGCGCAACATCATTGCCAATCCGAACTGCTCGACTGCCCAGCTCGTCGTCGCGCTGAAGCCGCTGCATGACTTCGCCAAGATCAAGCGTGTCGTCGTCTCGACCTATCAGTCGGTCTCCGGCGCCGGCAAGGAGGGCATGGACGAGCTCTTCAACCAGACGCGTGCCGTCTTCGTTGCCGATCCGATCGAGAACAAGAAGTTCACCAAGCGCATAGCCTTCAACGTCATTCCGCACATCGACGTCTTCATGGAAGACGGCTACACGAAGGAAGAATGGAAGGTTCTGGCTGAAACGAAGAAGATGCTCGATCCGAAGATCAAGGTGACCTGCACTGCGGTGCGCGTTCCCGTCTTCATCGGTCATTCGGAATCGGTCAACATCGAATTCGAAAACGAGATCACCGCAGATCAGGCCCGCGATATCCTGCGCGAAGCGCCGGGCTGCCTCGTCATCGACAAGCATGAGGACGGCGGCTACATCACGCCGTATGAATCTGCCGGCGAGGACGCAACCTACATCTCGCGCATCCGCGAAGATGCGACCGTCGAGAACGGTCTCAACCTGTGGGTCGTCTCCGACAACCTGCGCAAGGGTGCGGCACTTAACGCCATCCAGATTGCCGAGCTGCTCATCAATCGTGGCCTCGTCAAGCCGCGCAAGCAGGCAGCCTGA
- a CDS encoding alkaline phosphatase has protein sequence MRMLLAAFAATTILAGPAQAASIYPLDRATILAGSPFDFKVELSKQVKPEDVKITVNGQDYKTALGGEAQFIELEKGKEDKALGSALLLRGLKISAPGAYKVEIAAGDETKSVTWNVYDTAAQPKAKNIIFLLGDGLSVAHRTAARIMSKGMTEGKANGRLNMDDLERMAFIGTSATNAVATDSANTMSAYMTGHKTAVNAIGVYADRTPDSLDDPRVETFAEAVRRMTKKSVGIVATAEVEDATPAAVVAHTRNRGDKADVVGMLLDVKPEVLLGGGSAYFLGKEVAGSKRKDNQDYIKLFQDAGYKLATDKNELAANASAEGNLLGLFHTGNMDVTLDREFLKKGTVDKFPNQPGLVDMTKVALDRLSKNPEGFFLMVEGSSIDKMSHPLDWDRAVVDTIEFDKAIGVAREFQKAHPDTLIVVTGDHTHGVSIIGTVDDEKPGTEMREKVGTYAEAGFPNYKDENGDGYPDKIDVSRRLFLSANNGPDHYETFRPKLEGPFVPAIQNEKKEYVANEQYKDVPGAVFVQGNLPKTSESGVHAVDDVVLQSAGPGAEGFHGYMEQSDVYRVLADTFALGAKQTN, from the coding sequence ATGCGTATGCTTCTCGCCGCTTTCGCGGCCACCACGATTCTTGCCGGCCCTGCTCAGGCAGCTTCGATCTATCCGCTTGATCGCGCTACGATTCTTGCCGGTTCGCCGTTCGACTTCAAGGTCGAGCTCAGCAAGCAGGTCAAGCCGGAAGACGTGAAGATCACGGTCAACGGCCAGGATTACAAGACTGCCCTTGGGGGCGAAGCACAGTTCATCGAGCTGGAAAAGGGCAAGGAAGACAAGGCTCTCGGTTCCGCTCTCCTGCTGCGCGGTCTGAAGATTTCCGCTCCGGGCGCCTACAAGGTCGAGATCGCCGCCGGCGACGAGACGAAGTCTGTAACCTGGAACGTCTACGATACCGCGGCCCAGCCAAAGGCAAAGAACATCATCTTCCTGCTCGGCGACGGTCTTTCCGTTGCGCATCGCACGGCTGCCCGCATCATGTCCAAGGGCATGACGGAAGGTAAAGCGAATGGTCGCCTGAACATGGACGATCTTGAGCGCATGGCGTTCATTGGCACGTCGGCGACAAATGCCGTTGCCACCGACTCGGCCAACACGATGTCGGCTTACATGACGGGCCATAAGACGGCCGTCAACGCGATCGGCGTTTATGCAGACCGTACGCCTGACTCGCTCGATGATCCGCGTGTTGAAACCTTTGCAGAAGCCGTTCGCCGCATGACGAAAAAGTCTGTCGGTATCGTCGCGACGGCTGAAGTCGAAGACGCCACCCCAGCTGCTGTCGTTGCCCATACCCGCAACCGCGGCGACAAGGCCGACGTCGTCGGCATGCTGCTCGACGTCAAGCCGGAGGTTCTGCTCGGCGGCGGCTCGGCCTATTTCCTCGGCAAAGAGGTCGCTGGTTCCAAGCGCAAGGACAACCAGGATTACATCAAGCTGTTCCAGGACGCCGGCTACAAGCTTGCGACCGACAAAAACGAGCTCGCAGCCAACGCATCGGCTGAAGGCAACCTTCTCGGTCTCTTCCACACCGGCAACATGGACGTCACGCTCGATCGCGAGTTCCTGAAGAAGGGCACCGTCGACAAGTTCCCGAACCAGCCGGGCCTCGTCGACATGACCAAGGTCGCGCTCGACCGCCTGTCCAAGAATCCGGAAGGTTTCTTCCTAATGGTTGAAGGTTCCTCGATCGACAAGATGTCCCATCCGCTCGATTGGGATCGTGCCGTCGTCGACACGATCGAGTTCGACAAGGCGATCGGCGTAGCCCGCGAATTCCAGAAGGCTCATCCGGACACGCTGATCGTCGTCACTGGTGACCACACGCACGGCGTTTCCATCATCGGCACGGTCGATGACGAAAAGCCGGGCACGGAAATGCGCGAAAAGGTCGGGACCTATGCCGAAGCCGGCTTCCCGAACTACAAGGATGAAAATGGCGACGGTTATCCCGACAAGATCGACGTCAGCCGCCGCCTGTTCCTGAGCGCCAACAACGGCCCTGACCATTACGAGACCTTCCGTCCGAAGCTCGAAGGCCCGTTCGTTCCGGCCATCCAGAACGAAAAGAAGGAATATGTCGCCAACGAGCAGTATAAGGATGTTCCCGGCGCGGTCTTCGTTCAGGGCAATCTTCCGAAGACCAGCGAAAGCGGCGTCCATGCGGTCGACGACGTCGTTCTGCAGTCGGCCGGCCCGGGTGCTGAAGGCTTCCATGGCTACATGGAACAAAGCGATGTTTACCGCGTGCTGGCAGACACTTTCGCTCTCGGCGCCAAGCAGACGAACTGA
- a CDS encoding ABC transporter ATP-binding protein codes for MLGLEIKHLSVRFSGLSAPALAIDNLSIAPGSRVAVTGASGSGKSTFVNIITGLERVREGCISWNSEDIAGFSESRRDRFRAANIGLIMQEFHLFPGLSAVENVLLPARLAHAATSAIIARAHDLLDVVGLNRVGQKIETMSRGEMQRVAIARALLRKPGVIVADEPTASLDAESGDAIGDLLLDLAVVEGSTLIVVSHDSRLVGRLDRRLTFRSGRIVDDSAIRGAAA; via the coding sequence ATGCTGGGTCTCGAAATCAAACATCTGTCCGTGAGGTTTTCAGGCCTTTCTGCGCCTGCGCTCGCCATCGACAATCTGTCGATTGCGCCGGGTAGCCGTGTCGCGGTTACCGGCGCTTCGGGCTCCGGCAAAAGCACCTTCGTCAATATCATCACCGGGCTGGAGCGGGTCCGCGAAGGCTGCATCAGCTGGAACAGCGAGGATATCGCCGGGTTCTCCGAAAGTCGCCGCGACCGCTTCCGGGCGGCCAATATCGGGCTGATCATGCAGGAGTTTCACCTGTTCCCCGGCCTGTCGGCCGTTGAAAACGTCCTGTTGCCGGCGCGGCTTGCGCACGCTGCGACATCGGCGATCATCGCGCGCGCCCATGATCTTCTTGACGTCGTCGGTCTTAATCGTGTCGGGCAGAAGATCGAGACCATGTCGCGCGGTGAAATGCAGCGCGTGGCGATTGCCCGGGCGCTTCTGCGCAAGCCCGGCGTCATCGTCGCCGACGAACCAACCGCCAGCCTCGATGCGGAAAGCGGTGATGCCATCGGTGATCTGCTGCTCGATCTTGCCGTGGTCGAAGGCAGTACTCTGATCGTGGTGTCGCACGATTCCCGTCTTGTCGGCCGTCTCGATCGCCGGCTGACATTCCGCTCCGGCCGTATCGTCGACGATTCCGCCATCAGGGGAGCGGCTGCATGA
- a CDS encoding FtsX-like permease family protein, translating to MIRFILADLRRLWAGSIVVVLLVALATALGVSVILQERALRLGSARAGDKFDLVIGAGGSETQLVLSSVFLQPSALPLMSGDVLAKLAADPRVEWAAPVGFGDSFSGYPIVGTTRALTETISGGFSEGKVFGSEGEAVIGSSVDLAIGGLIKPMHGTIETGGHTHTELAYHVRGRLRPTGTAWDRAILVPIQAVWHIHGLEAAEEHDHDHAAEVDHHEEGVHAEGAHEDADHHAEPDPHAGLNENWTAETPGLPAILVKPKTISDAYKLRQDYRNGTTIAVFPGEVLTNLYATLGDAKQILVAVASGAQVLVAASLILVTVIHIGQRRRQIGALRAFGAPRGAIFGIVWLEFFILVAVGVGLGFTLGYGAALILSGFFSQSSGVNLPVGFAREDGMLAVILLAFAAGLAALPAVLAYRQSPAQALRV from the coding sequence ATGATCCGCTTCATCCTCGCCGATCTGCGCCGCTTGTGGGCTGGGTCTATTGTTGTCGTGCTGCTGGTGGCGCTTGCGACGGCGCTAGGCGTTTCTGTCATCCTGCAGGAGCGGGCTCTTCGCCTCGGCAGTGCGCGGGCGGGCGACAAGTTCGATCTCGTCATCGGCGCGGGCGGCAGCGAGACCCAGCTCGTGCTCTCATCCGTTTTCCTGCAGCCGTCCGCACTGCCGCTGATGTCCGGCGACGTTCTGGCCAAGCTTGCCGCCGATCCGCGCGTTGAATGGGCTGCCCCCGTCGGTTTCGGCGATTCCTTCTCGGGCTATCCGATCGTCGGCACGACGAGGGCGTTGACGGAAACGATTTCCGGCGGCTTTTCCGAAGGTAAGGTTTTCGGCAGTGAGGGCGAGGCTGTCATCGGCTCGAGCGTCGACCTTGCCATCGGCGGCCTGATCAAGCCGATGCACGGCACGATCGAAACCGGCGGCCATACCCATACGGAGCTCGCCTATCATGTGAGGGGGCGCCTGCGGCCGACAGGCACAGCATGGGACCGCGCCATCCTCGTTCCGATCCAGGCCGTCTGGCATATTCATGGACTGGAAGCTGCCGAAGAGCATGACCACGACCACGCCGCAGAGGTGGATCATCACGAGGAAGGCGTACACGCGGAAGGTGCCCACGAGGATGCCGACCACCATGCGGAGCCTGATCCCCATGCCGGCCTGAACGAGAATTGGACCGCAGAAACGCCCGGTCTTCCGGCCATCCTCGTCAAGCCGAAGACGATTTCCGATGCCTACAAGCTGCGGCAGGACTATCGCAACGGCACGACGATTGCGGTCTTTCCTGGCGAGGTGCTGACCAATCTCTATGCAACACTCGGCGATGCCAAGCAGATTCTCGTTGCTGTCGCCTCTGGCGCGCAGGTACTCGTCGCCGCCTCGCTGATCCTCGTGACTGTCATCCATATCGGCCAGCGTCGGCGGCAGATTGGTGCGCTGCGCGCCTTCGGTGCCCCCCGCGGTGCGATCTTCGGTATTGTCTGGCTGGAGTTCTTTATCCTCGTCGCCGTTGGAGTCGGGCTCGGCTTTACACTCGGCTATGGTGCAGCACTCATTCTTTCCGGCTTCTTCTCGCAGAGCAGCGGCGTCAACCTGCCCGTCGGCTTCGCGCGCGAAGACGGAATGCTCGCTGTGATCCTTCTCGCCTTCGCGGCTGGTCTCGCCGCCTTGCCGGCGGTGCTCGCCTACCGGCAGTCCCCGGCCCAGGCTTTGCGGGTGTGA
- a CDS encoding MFS transporter, translating to MANVASVDGAKAGPMTGEEKKVIFASSLGTVFEWYDFYLYGSLATYIGATYFTQYPEATRNIFTLLAFAAGFLVRPFGALVFGRLGDLVGRKYTFLVTILIMGFSTFLVGILPGAASIGIAAPIILIGLRLLQGLALGGEYGGAATYVAEHAPNGRRGYFTSWIQTTATLGLFLSLIVIVTVQSIMGSTAFAAWGWRIPFLVSVVLLGISVWIRLKMNESPAFQRMKAEGKGSKAPLTEAFGQWKNAKIALIALFGATMGQAVIWYGGQFYALFFLQNVLKVDLLSANIMVAIALFLGTPFFVIFGGLSDRIGRKPIIMAGLLIAAVTYFPLFKAMTYTANPALYEAQATIRATVTVDPADCKFQFNPTGTSKFTSSCDIATAFLTKNSVPYDVVSGPAGQPATVKVGDDTITSYDAVAAGADAAKTNAAFEKGVNLALHDAGYPLKRGAAKVADAKLDAFIAANPELTLNADAIRAGQKETLPADKLVAGKLLTADEAKSVTDMAVYTIPGGGSFAMVADPARVNWAGTIAILFVLVFYVTMVYGPIAALLVELFPTRIRYTGMSLPYHIGNGWFGGLLPATAFAMSAAAGNIYYGLWYPIVFASITLVIGVLFLPETKNRDIHAMD from the coding sequence ATGGCAAATGTCGCAAGCGTCGACGGTGCAAAAGCCGGTCCGATGACGGGCGAGGAGAAGAAGGTCATCTTCGCCTCGTCGCTCGGCACGGTTTTCGAATGGTATGATTTCTATCTTTATGGTTCGCTCGCCACCTATATCGGCGCGACCTATTTTACCCAGTATCCGGAAGCAACGCGCAACATCTTCACGCTGCTCGCTTTCGCTGCGGGTTTCTTGGTGCGTCCGTTCGGCGCATTGGTCTTCGGTCGCCTCGGCGATCTCGTCGGCCGCAAATACACCTTCCTGGTGACCATTCTCATCATGGGTTTCTCGACCTTCCTGGTCGGCATCCTGCCGGGTGCTGCCTCCATCGGCATTGCCGCTCCGATCATCCTGATCGGCCTACGCCTGCTGCAGGGCCTGGCGCTCGGCGGCGAATATGGCGGTGCGGCCACTTACGTTGCCGAACATGCGCCAAACGGCCGTCGCGGCTATTTCACATCCTGGATTCAGACGACGGCGACACTCGGTCTCTTCCTGTCGCTGATCGTCATCGTCACGGTCCAGTCGATCATGGGTTCGACCGCCTTCGCCGCCTGGGGCTGGCGTATTCCGTTCCTCGTCTCGGTCGTCCTGCTCGGTATCTCCGTCTGGATCCGGTTGAAAATGAACGAGTCGCCTGCTTTCCAGCGCATGAAGGCGGAAGGCAAGGGATCGAAGGCACCGCTGACGGAAGCATTCGGCCAGTGGAAGAATGCCAAGATCGCGCTGATCGCGCTTTTCGGTGCTACCATGGGCCAGGCGGTCATCTGGTACGGCGGTCAGTTCTACGCCCTGTTCTTCCTGCAGAACGTGCTGAAGGTCGATCTGCTGTCGGCCAACATCATGGTCGCGATCGCCCTTTTCCTTGGCACGCCGTTCTTCGTCATCTTCGGCGGATTGTCGGACAGGATCGGCCGCAAGCCGATCATCATGGCGGGGCTGCTGATTGCCGCGGTCACCTATTTCCCGCTCTTCAAGGCGATGACCTATACGGCAAACCCGGCCCTCTACGAGGCGCAGGCGACGATCCGGGCAACGGTGACGGTGGATCCGGCGGATTGCAAATTCCAGTTCAATCCGACCGGTACCTCCAAGTTCACCAGTTCCTGCGATATCGCGACGGCGTTCCTGACCAAGAACTCGGTGCCTTATGATGTGGTGTCGGGTCCTGCCGGCCAGCCTGCAACCGTAAAGGTCGGTGACGATACCATCACCAGCTACGATGCCGTCGCAGCCGGTGCCGATGCCGCCAAGACCAATGCAGCCTTCGAAAAGGGCGTCAATCTCGCCCTTCATGATGCCGGCTATCCGCTGAAGCGCGGTGCTGCCAAGGTTGCCGATGCCAAGCTCGATGCCTTCATCGCCGCCAATCCGGAACTCACCCTCAATGCCGATGCGATACGCGCCGGCCAGAAGGAAACGCTGCCAGCCGACAAACTCGTTGCCGGCAAGCTGCTGACGGCGGATGAAGCGAAAAGCGTCACCGATATGGCCGTCTACACGATCCCTGGTGGCGGTTCGTTCGCGATGGTGGCCGATCCTGCTCGCGTCAACTGGGCCGGCACGATCGCCATCCTGTTCGTGCTCGTGTTCTACGTGACGATGGTCTACGGCCCGATCGCGGCGCTGCTGGTCGAGCTCTTTCCGACCCGCATCCGCTATACCGGCATGTCGCTGCCCTATCATATCGGCAACGGCTGGTTCGGCGGCCTGCTGCCGGCTACGGCTTTTGCGATGAGTGCTGCCGCCGGCAACATCTATTACGGCCTCTGGTATCCGATCGTCTTCGCATCGATCACGCTGGTCATCGGCGTGCTGTTCCTGCCGGAAACCAAGAACCGGGATATTCATGCGATGGACTAA
- the lpxE gene encoding lipid A 1-phosphatase LpxE, producing the protein MRTLLVSLDRRWRRSGHVMPSLRWRACFFITLNAVVLSMLIFDAPIGAGHMPEAIQRFGEILTDFGDSAWLILTSVLLFFHGRAGYKLLKSARAKAQALYVSWIGAYLFMTVVFSGLLANFLKRTIGRARPEHFQDLGVLSFTPFSGHAALESFPSGHSTTVGAFFAATALLFPRYRVPFIAGAIWLGMTRVMVGAHYPSDVIAGLAFGAWFSLLTAIVYARYGLLFKLCPDGWPTSKRYFPDAL; encoded by the coding sequence ATGCGGACACTTTTAGTCTCCTTGGACAGGCGTTGGCGCAGAAGCGGACACGTCATGCCATCTCTGAGGTGGCGCGCCTGCTTTTTTATCACGCTGAACGCTGTTGTCCTTTCCATGCTGATCTTCGACGCACCGATCGGTGCCGGTCATATGCCGGAAGCCATCCAACGTTTCGGGGAAATACTGACCGACTTCGGCGATTCCGCCTGGCTGATCCTGACCAGTGTCCTGCTCTTCTTTCACGGCCGTGCTGGTTACAAGCTCTTGAAGAGCGCGAGAGCAAAGGCCCAGGCGCTGTATGTGAGTTGGATCGGCGCATATCTCTTCATGACCGTCGTCTTTTCCGGCCTGCTCGCAAACTTTTTGAAGCGCACCATCGGCCGCGCACGTCCTGAACATTTCCAGGATCTCGGCGTGCTTTCCTTCACGCCCTTTTCCGGCCATGCGGCGCTGGAAAGCTTCCCGTCCGGCCATTCGACCACCGTGGGCGCCTTCTTTGCCGCCACCGCCCTGCTCTTCCCGCGCTACCGGGTTCCCTTCATCGCCGGTGCCATCTGGCTCGGCATGACGCGTGTAATGGTCGGGGCACATTATCCGAGCGATGTCATTGCCGGCCTTGCCTTCGGCGCCTGGTTCTCGCTGCTGACGGCCATCGTCTATGCCCGCTATGGCTTGCTCTTCAAGCTTTGCCCGGACGGTTGGCCTACGTCCAAGCGATACTTCCCAGACGCATTGTAA
- the leuB gene encoding 3-isopropylmalate dehydrogenase → MTVRNLFLLPGDGIGPEAMGEVRKIIAYMNEAMNAGFVTDEGLVGGCAYDAHGAAISEDDMKKALAADAVLFGAVGGPKWDSVPYEVRPEAGLLRLRKDLELFANLRPAICYPALASASSLKPELVEGLDILIIRELTGGVYFGEPKEIIDLGNGQKRGIDTQVYDTYEIERIAGVAFEMARTRNNRVCSMEKRNVMKSGVLWNQVVTETHKAKYSDVQLEHMLADAGGMQLVRQPKQFDVIVTDNLFGDMLSDVAAMLTGSLGMLPSASLGAPDGKTGKRKALYEPVHGSAPDIAGKGIANPIAMIASFAMCLRYSFNMVKEADNLEKAIANVLDKGIRTGDIMAPGSRQVGTVEMGDAILSEFKVLSA, encoded by the coding sequence ATGACAGTGCGCAATCTTTTCCTGCTGCCAGGTGACGGCATCGGCCCCGAGGCCATGGGCGAAGTCCGCAAGATCATCGCTTACATGAATGAGGCGATGAATGCCGGTTTCGTCACCGATGAAGGCCTCGTCGGCGGCTGCGCCTATGATGCACATGGCGCAGCAATCTCCGAAGACGACATGAAGAAGGCGCTTGCAGCCGACGCCGTGCTCTTTGGCGCCGTCGGCGGCCCGAAGTGGGATAGTGTTCCCTATGAAGTACGCCCGGAAGCCGGCCTGCTGCGCCTGCGCAAGGATCTGGAACTTTTCGCCAACCTGCGTCCGGCGATCTGCTATCCCGCACTCGCCTCCGCTTCCTCGCTGAAGCCGGAACTGGTCGAAGGTCTCGACATCCTCATCATCCGTGAGTTGACGGGCGGTGTTTACTTCGGCGAGCCGAAGGAAATCATCGATCTCGGCAACGGCCAGAAGCGCGGCATCGATACGCAGGTCTACGACACCTACGAGATCGAACGCATTGCCGGCGTCGCCTTTGAAATGGCCCGCACCCGCAACAACCGCGTCTGCTCCATGGAAAAGCGCAATGTCATGAAATCAGGCGTGCTCTGGAACCAGGTCGTGACCGAGACGCACAAGGCGAAATATTCCGACGTGCAGCTGGAACATATGCTGGCCGATGCCGGCGGCATGCAGCTCGTGCGCCAGCCGAAGCAGTTCGACGTTATCGTCACCGACAACCTTTTTGGCGATATGCTGTCCGACGTTGCCGCCATGCTGACGGGTTCGCTCGGGATGCTGCCGTCTGCCTCGCTCGGTGCGCCTGACGGAAAGACCGGCAAGCGCAAGGCTCTCTACGAGCCGGTACATGGTTCGGCACCCGATATCGCCGGCAAGGGCATCGCCAACCCGATCGCTATGATTGCCTCCTTCGCCATGTGCCTTCGCTACTCCTTCAACATGGTCAAGGAAGCGGACAATCTGGAAAAGGCGATCGCCAATGTGCTCGACAAGGGCATCCGCACCGGCGACATCATGGCACCGGGCAGCCGCCAGGTTGGCACCGTCGAAATGGGCGACGCCATACTTTCGGAATTCAAGGTGCTTTCCGCCTGA
- a CDS encoding pyridoxal-phosphate dependent enzyme encodes MSFAPLHLDTPLIQTAPDFSVSGKPLWLKLDALQPSGSFKLRGVGRLCQHEVQNGAREIFCASGGNAGIAAAYAGRALGVPVTIVVPETTAPDVRRTIAATGANVLVHGSVFDEANAHAIELAESRKATYVHPFDHPLLWDGHATLIDEVVAKGAKFDCVVTSVGGGGLLAGIVEGLKRNGFSDVPVIAVETEGAASFHASLKANERISLPAITSIATSLGARQVAQHVFDLPKHHPIESVLVSDADAVAACLKFADAQRILVEPACGAALAVADVHADLLSRFDNPLIEVCGGIGVSLEKLNVWKEKFL; translated from the coding sequence ATGTCTTTCGCGCCCCTTCATCTCGACACTCCTCTGATCCAGACAGCGCCCGATTTCAGCGTCAGCGGCAAGCCGCTCTGGTTGAAGCTCGATGCGCTGCAGCCTTCGGGCAGCTTCAAGCTGCGCGGGGTCGGCCGGCTTTGCCAGCACGAGGTTCAAAACGGTGCGCGAGAGATTTTCTGCGCCTCCGGCGGCAATGCCGGCATTGCCGCAGCCTATGCCGGGCGGGCACTTGGCGTGCCTGTTACGATCGTCGTGCCCGAGACGACGGCACCTGACGTGCGCCGGACGATTGCCGCAACGGGCGCCAATGTTCTGGTTCATGGTTCTGTCTTCGATGAGGCCAATGCGCATGCGATCGAACTCGCCGAAAGCCGCAAGGCGACCTATGTGCATCCTTTCGACCATCCCCTCCTGTGGGATGGCCACGCGACGCTGATCGATGAGGTGGTGGCAAAGGGCGCAAAATTCGATTGTGTCGTTACCAGCGTCGGCGGCGGCGGGTTGCTTGCCGGTATCGTCGAGGGGCTGAAGCGGAACGGGTTTTCGGACGTGCCTGTCATTGCCGTCGAGACGGAAGGAGCTGCATCATTTCATGCAAGTCTCAAGGCCAATGAGCGCATCTCGCTGCCGGCCATCACCTCGATTGCCACGTCGCTTGGGGCGCGGCAGGTGGCGCAGCATGTCTTCGATCTGCCGAAGCATCACCCGATCGAAAGTGTTCTCGTCAGCGATGCCGATGCCGTGGCCGCCTGCCTGAAATTTGCCGATGCGCAGCGCATCCTGGTCGAACCGGCCTGCGGTGCCGCACTTGCCGTTGCCGATGTGCATGCCGATCTCCTGTCGCGCTTCGACAATCCGCTCATCGAAGTCTGCGGCGGCATCGGTGTGTCGCTTGAAAAGCTTAATGTCTGGAAAGAGAAGTTTCTCTGA
- the leuD gene encoding 3-isopropylmalate dehydratase small subunit, translated as MDKFVKLTGVAAPLPVVNIDTDMIIPKDYLKTIKRTGLGKGLFAEARYNEDGSENPDFVLNKPAYREAKILVAGDNFGCGSSREHAPWALLDFGIRCVISTSFADIFYNNCFKNGILPIKVSQEDLDKLMDDAERGSNAILTVDLENLEITGPDGGSIKFDLDEFKRHCLLNGLDDIGLTMEKGKAIDEFEKKNAASHPWAA; from the coding sequence ATGGATAAATTCGTGAAGCTCACGGGCGTTGCAGCGCCCCTGCCGGTCGTCAACATCGACACCGACATGATCATTCCGAAGGACTATCTGAAGACCATCAAGCGCACCGGCCTTGGCAAGGGCCTTTTCGCCGAAGCCCGCTACAACGAAGACGGCTCCGAAAACCCTGATTTCGTGCTGAACAAGCCGGCCTACCGCGAGGCAAAGATCCTGGTTGCCGGTGACAATTTCGGCTGCGGCTCCTCGCGTGAACACGCGCCGTGGGCGCTGCTCGATTTCGGCATCCGCTGCGTGATCTCCACCAGCTTCGCCGACATCTTCTACAACAACTGTTTCAAGAACGGCATCCTGCCGATCAAGGTCAGCCAGGAAGATCTCGACAAGCTGATGGACGATGCCGAGCGTGGTTCCAACGCCATTCTGACCGTCGACCTCGAAAACCTCGAAATCACCGGTCCGGACGGCGGCTCGATCAAGTTCGATCTCGACGAATTCAAGCGCCACTGCCTGCTGAACGGCCTCGACGATATCGGCCTGACCATGGAAAAGGGCAAGGCGATCGACGAGTTCGAAAAGAAGAATGCCGCTTCGCACCCCTGGGCTGCCTGA
- a CDS encoding VOC family protein yields the protein MDATESNQTKMPPVKNGLLPYLTVDGAAKAAEFYKKAFGAEQAYIVPPDESGRTMHVHLYINGSSLMLSDAYPEYGHPFKGHEGFAIQLVIDDIDFWWDRAVAAGAEVVMPVELMFWGDRYGQLRDPFGVLWGLNAPAK from the coding sequence ATGGATGCGACAGAGAGCAACCAGACCAAGATGCCGCCGGTCAAGAACGGCCTGCTTCCCTATCTGACGGTCGATGGCGCGGCAAAGGCTGCAGAATTCTACAAGAAGGCTTTCGGCGCCGAACAGGCCTATATCGTGCCGCCTGACGAGAGTGGCCGCACGATGCATGTGCACCTTTATATCAACGGCAGTTCCCTCATGCTGTCCGATGCCTATCCGGAATACGGCCATCCCTTCAAAGGCCATGAGGGCTTCGCCATCCAACTGGTGATCGACGATATCGATTTCTGGTGGGACCGCGCGGTGGCTGCCGGCGCCGAAGTGGTCATGCCGGTCGAACTGATGTTCTGGGGTGATCGCTACGGCCAGCTTCGCGATCCGTTCGGCGTGCTCTGGGGCCTGAACGCACCGGCCAAGTAA